From one Ignisphaera cupida genomic stretch:
- a CDS encoding glycosyltransferase, whose product MDLEISVYATVYNNAYVVKDCVESLFRALPDIDELVVVDNYSSDGTYEILVDLSHVYPVKVFRYRCSRGLGRQIAFEKTSGRFVLYIDMDTVFDSRWGHVVKRLLNLTEDGVFWNYYGLTTRRTMERIGGWKNMNHGEDGELVARAIRRGVKVQTPLVPPFSLNLKKGFRSYGEYRYVKSKFYIPFKLFKNTIDNFMNCKLTPAEILYRRKVVDLRTVIEMIISSSFTMSRSTESCTKTIYNNVNYFLPEELGLSRDWFLAWWEYADVYWNYIKRHVIDIANRVRNPKICFIARGLLMYRSIGIAYEFIKGLAQNITPRYYKKLCSKIDHFIRCCTI is encoded by the coding sequence TTGGACCTAGAAATAAGTGTTTATGCAACTGTTTATAATAACGCTTATGTTGTTAAGGATTGTGTAGAGTCTTTGTTTAGAGCTTTGCCTGATATTGATGAGCTTGTGGTTGTGGATAACTATTCTAGTGATGGTACATATGAAATTCTTGTTGATTTGAGTCATGTATACCCAGTTAAGGTTTTTAGATATAGATGTTCTCGGGGATTGGGTAGGCAAATAGCGTTTGAGAAAACTAGTGGAAGGTTTGTTCTCTATATAGACATGGATACCGTATTTGATTCTCGCTGGGGACATGTTGTAAAGAGGTTGCTTAACTTGACTGAAGATGGGGTGTTCTGGAATTACTATGGTTTAACAACTAGGAGAACTATGGAGAGAATAGGGGGTTGGAAAAACATGAATCATGGTGAGGATGGGGAGCTAGTTGCTAGAGCCATTAGAAGAGGTGTTAAGGTGCAAACACCTTTGGTGCCCCCATTTTCTCTGAATTTGAAAAAGGGTTTTAGAAGCTATGGTGAGTATAGGTATGTGAAAAGCAAATTCTATATTCCATTTAAACTGTTTAAAAATACAATAGATAATTTCATGAATTGCAAACTAACGCCTGCAGAGATTTTGTATAGACGTAAAGTAGTTGATTTAAGAACTGTAATTGAGATGATCATTTCATCTTCATTTACCATGTCTAGAAGTACAGAATCTTGTACAAAAACTATTTATAACAACGTTAATTACTTTCTTCCTGAAGAGCTTGGTTTATCCAGGGACTGGTTTTTAGCATGGTGGGAATACGCAGATGTTTACTGGAATTACATCAAAAGACATGTCATTGATATAGCAAACAGGGTTAGAAATCCAAAGATTTGCTTCATTGCAAGAGGGTTGCTCATGTACAGAAGCATAGGAATTGCATATGAATTTATTAAAGGCTTGGCACAGAACATAACACCTAGATACTACAAAAAGCTTTGTTCAAAAATAGATCATTTCATTCGATGTTGCACCATATAA
- a CDS encoding glycosyltransferase family 2 protein, translating into MKISVLITTYCRDWALQYSLSSLVNQKRLPDEVLIVIKPCSDESEKVISRFENLLPLKIIYQNSSGNVVNAYELGYLNASGDVILFLDDDAIAHDEWILRYERLFNENIDAAGFTGLTYKAYLNNGSLIKTSEPFYSKELARGGPHRRPLPELKNYFGYISTSGIMGEKPCYYDLCRSVLFSGVNMGFRTSLIKDLKLSVLYRKSRKGFWFEKIMAYWCVKKGFKTYEVINKEISPIVWHIEHSSSLTRGKGFWHEFWLHYDRVAMFWRLRKLGANVSTSRYILALVIMSRKKIVPRFLATLYGLITKI; encoded by the coding sequence ATGAAAATTTCCGTACTGATAACAACGTATTGCAGAGATTGGGCTTTGCAATATTCACTTTCTAGTTTAGTAAATCAGAAGAGATTGCCTGACGAAGTTTTGATAGTTATAAAACCTTGTAGTGATGAAAGCGAGAAAGTTATTTCGAGATTCGAGAACTTGTTACCACTTAAAATAATATATCAGAATTCCAGTGGTAATGTAGTGAACGCATATGAGCTAGGTTATCTTAATGCTTCTGGAGACGTGATATTATTTTTAGATGATGATGCTATAGCTCATGATGAGTGGATACTAAGATATGAAAGGTTATTTAACGAGAATATTGATGCAGCAGGGTTTACGGGACTTACATACAAGGCTTATTTAAATAATGGATCCTTGATTAAAACTAGCGAACCTTTTTACTCAAAGGAGCTAGCTAGAGGAGGGCCTCACCGAAGACCTTTACCTGAACTCAAGAACTACTTTGGATATATCTCTACATCAGGTATTATGGGTGAAAAACCTTGTTATTATGATTTATGCAGATCAGTCTTGTTTTCAGGTGTTAACATGGGTTTTAGAACATCTCTTATTAAGGATCTTAAACTATCTGTCCTCTATAGAAAGAGTAGAAAAGGTTTTTGGTTTGAAAAAATAATGGCTTATTGGTGTGTCAAGAAAGGCTTCAAAACCTATGAGGTAATAAATAAAGAGATTTCGCCAATTGTGTGGCATATTGAACATTCTTCATCATTAACTAGAGGAAAAGGTTTTTGGCACGAATTTTGGTTGCACTATGATAGAGTTGCCATGTTTTGGAGACTAAGAAAGTTAGGAGCAAATGTTTCAACCTCAAGATACATTTTAGCTTTAGTGATTATGTCAAGAAAGAAAATAGTGCCAAGATTTCTTGCTACATTATATGGATTAATAACTAAAATTTAA
- a CDS encoding glycosyltransferase, producing the protein MSSKHVVVAHHFWGRPGGGQIVCAAASYAFNVIGYEPVLASVTKVEVDKYVDWFGIDLSKYPKFSLYGFRLRSFGIYLRLFIWKAIEKAVNEYGAQIVFTDESTYGPIKNFVENRGIALVEYIHFPIEISIDERFRGTGLYYGEDPYILERYSKFPMNMYWWLYTKLLPRYLRKNPFEIAKLVLANSKWTAELAKQVYGEKPEVLNPPIAPNVEIVSNPKSFDERENSVVMLGRFSEEKRYHWVIEEVLPKIRREAPNTKLYIFGGARTKTSMEYLKRLEDLASRKGFKTSRDVNVDADVYLVPDAPRNLINHVMDKSKAFLHATINEHWGIAVAEAMARGLPVVVHKSGGAWSDLVEEGAYGLGYTNAEEAVSAILNLLTNENNSWRIYSRKSIEKSKNLTLENFVINLSRLLAKIL; encoded by the coding sequence TTGAGTAGCAAACATGTTGTTGTAGCTCATCATTTTTGGGGTAGGCCTGGTGGAGGCCAGATTGTTTGCGCTGCAGCTTCGTATGCATTTAATGTTATTGGCTATGAACCTGTTTTAGCATCTGTTACAAAGGTTGAAGTTGATAAGTATGTTGATTGGTTTGGAATAGATTTGAGTAAATATCCAAAGTTTTCGCTCTATGGTTTTAGGTTGAGGTCTTTTGGTATATATCTTAGGTTGTTTATTTGGAAAGCAATTGAAAAGGCTGTTAATGAGTATGGAGCTCAGATTGTGTTTACTGATGAGTCTACATATGGACCTATAAAGAATTTTGTAGAAAATAGAGGCATAGCACTTGTTGAGTATATACATTTTCCAATAGAGATTTCAATAGATGAAAGGTTTAGGGGCACAGGTCTTTATTATGGCGAAGACCCATACATTCTTGAGAGATACTCGAAATTTCCAATGAACATGTATTGGTGGTTATACACAAAGCTTTTACCAAGGTACTTGAGGAAAAACCCATTTGAAATAGCAAAACTTGTTTTAGCAAACTCTAAGTGGACAGCTGAACTCGCTAAGCAAGTATATGGCGAAAAACCAGAGGTTCTAAACCCCCCAATAGCCCCCAATGTCGAGATTGTTTCCAATCCAAAGAGTTTTGACGAGAGAGAGAATAGCGTTGTTATGCTTGGAAGATTCTCTGAGGAAAAAAGGTATCACTGGGTCATAGAAGAGGTTCTACCAAAAATAAGAAGAGAAGCACCAAATACAAAACTCTATATATTTGGTGGTGCAAGAACAAAAACAAGCATGGAATACTTAAAAAGACTCGAGGATTTGGCATCTAGAAAAGGCTTCAAAACATCTAGAGATGTTAATGTAGATGCTGATGTGTATCTAGTACCAGATGCACCTAGAAACCTAATTAATCATGTCATGGATAAATCCAAAGCATTTCTCCATGCAACAATAAACGAGCACTGGGGCATAGCAGTAGCAGAGGCAATGGCCAGGGGATTACCAGTTGTTGTACACAAGTCAGGTGGTGCATGGAGTGATCTAGTAGAAGAAGGTGCATATGGACTAGGATACACCAATGCTGAGGAAGCAGTTAGTGCAATACTCAATTTGCTAACAAATGAAAATAATAGCTGGAGAATATACTCTAGAAAATCTATTGAAAAATCAAAGAACCTAACACTAGAAAACTTCGTGATTAACCTATCCAGGCTACTAGCAAAAATTCTCTAG
- a CDS encoding glycosyltransferase family 4 protein: MWRRLVATSTIYESLYSVEAIARYRVLHELNKRRVEDLLRRYDVVVAISKSIPYEMGGEWVDRVVSMDSGVSLDEDDINLIKAVRSRVREKENYIVFGGRPTADKGLAEAIILISLVAKRFSGLKLVVSGRVSSVLLYRLRRACRRLGVENNVVFTGFLPREKRFEVVAKARLMLYPSHIDSFSYAVLESLYLGTPVVGYRIPALEIYYGRNPGVKLVEEGDVEALTVEVLNVLEKGVDGVEPPKIRSWREIMDEEISIIKRAISIS, encoded by the coding sequence ATGTGGCGTAGACTTGTTGCTACCTCCACCATATATGAAAGCCTCTATAGTGTAGAGGCTATTGCTAGGTATAGGGTTTTGCATGAACTGAATAAGAGAAGGGTTGAGGATTTGCTAAGACGATATGATGTTGTTGTTGCTATTTCTAAGTCTATACCATATGAGATGGGTGGTGAGTGGGTTGATAGAGTTGTTTCAATGGATTCTGGGGTTTCTCTTGATGAGGATGATATTAATTTGATTAAAGCTGTGAGGAGCAGGGTTAGGGAGAAGGAAAATTATATTGTTTTTGGTGGTAGACCAACAGCTGATAAGGGTTTGGCTGAGGCAATCATATTGATTAGTCTTGTTGCAAAAAGGTTTAGTGGTTTGAAGCTTGTTGTATCAGGTAGGGTAAGTAGTGTGTTGCTTTATAGACTGAGAAGGGCTTGTAGGAGACTTGGTGTGGAGAATAATGTTGTTTTCACTGGGTTTCTACCTAGGGAGAAGAGGTTTGAGGTTGTTGCAAAGGCTAGGTTAATGCTTTACCCAAGCCACATTGATTCGTTCTCCTATGCTGTTCTGGAGTCTCTATATCTTGGAACACCTGTTGTTGGGTATAGGATACCAGCTCTAGAAATTTACTATGGGAGAAACCCTGGTGTGAAACTTGTTGAGGAAGGTGATGTAGAAGCTTTGACTGTTGAAGTTTTGAATGTTCTTGAGAAGGGTGTGGATGGTGTGGAGCCTCCGAAAATAAGAAGCTGGAGAGAAATCATGGACGAGGAGATATCAATAATAAAAAGAGCTATTTCTATAAGCTAG
- a CDS encoding ATP-binding protein, translating into MKRIKLLFASSFEVLFVDRDLAIRRVEEWAEKSTYPVQVVFGPEGCGKTAWLRQSAVFLKELGFDVLYFNPVEKEFLFEIGFSDLRKEFLSIVEEAAKINAFAGVAWRLIDFAKKAIAHGSKKLAILVDDAFQVIGLDKAAIYVKGLLGVLEYPPKAYEKIVVVATTSEGLSRFEIGRHRWANLLPMWNLSKNGFEELYNQLPSPKPDFEEVWRATGGNPSVLENLYKNNLSIDRVVKEIVSRKRLRDFIARLGAEERKWLVEAIEDPDTLYTRSRMSLKDELVKLNLIIDDIPPREEFLWIDTPPPEKDLELGIGKYVAWQTPLHREAVKKALEIFN; encoded by the coding sequence ATGAAGAGAATTAAGCTGTTGTTTGCATCAAGCTTTGAGGTTTTGTTTGTTGATAGGGATTTGGCTATTAGAAGAGTTGAGGAGTGGGCTGAGAAAAGCACTTACCCTGTTCAAGTTGTTTTTGGTCCTGAGGGCTGTGGGAAAACAGCGTGGCTTAGGCAAAGTGCTGTGTTTTTGAAGGAGCTTGGATTCGATGTTCTTTACTTTAACCCTGTTGAGAAAGAGTTTTTGTTTGAAATTGGATTTTCTGATTTGAGGAAGGAGTTTCTAAGCATTGTTGAGGAGGCTGCGAAAATCAATGCTTTTGCAGGTGTTGCTTGGAGGCTAATAGACTTTGCCAAGAAGGCTATTGCGCATGGCTCCAAAAAACTGGCTATACTAGTGGATGATGCTTTTCAGGTTATTGGCTTAGACAAAGCAGCTATCTATGTTAAGGGGCTTCTCGGGGTGTTGGAGTATCCGCCAAAAGCCTATGAAAAAATAGTTGTTGTTGCTACAACAAGTGAGGGTCTATCAAGATTTGAGATTGGCAGGCATAGATGGGCGAATCTACTGCCCATGTGGAATCTATCGAAAAATGGTTTCGAGGAACTCTACAACCAGTTGCCAAGTCCAAAACCAGATTTTGAAGAGGTTTGGAGAGCAACTGGTGGAAACCCAAGCGTGTTGGAGAATCTCTATAAAAATAATTTGAGTATTGATAGAGTTGTTAAGGAGATTGTTTCCAGAAAGAGGCTAAGAGACTTTATAGCTAGACTAGGTGCAGAGGAGAGGAAATGGCTAGTGGAGGCAATCGAGGATCCAGACACCCTATACACAAGAAGTAGAATGAGTTTAAAGGATGAGCTAGTTAAACTAAATCTAATAATTGATGATATTCCACCTAGAGAAGAGTTTCTATGGATAGACACCCCACCACCAGAAAAAGATCTAGAGCTTGGCATAGGAAAATACGTTGCATGGCAAACACCACTACACAGAGAAGCTGTGAAAAAAGCTCTAGAAATATTCAATTAG
- a CDS encoding iron-sulfur cluster assembly scaffold protein, with the protein MSTRIPLPYSPNVLEVFRNPRNLRPLEDATVVEAAGSPACGDMIRLYLKIVRKEDGDYVEKASFESYGCAPSIAAASILTDMIIGKKLEDAWKIMWKQISDELGGLSSIRYHCSILAVGALKRGIRACYKKINEHQQWFPKDLTTEEKQVFEEEMMERYYKAMKSLGEFR; encoded by the coding sequence TTGAGTACTAGAATTCCCTTGCCGTATAGTCCAAATGTTTTGGAGGTATTTAGAAATCCAAGAAATTTGAGGCCTCTTGAAGACGCTACTGTTGTTGAAGCTGCTGGAAGCCCTGCTTGTGGTGATATGATAAGGCTTTATCTTAAGATTGTTCGTAAAGAGGATGGGGACTACGTTGAGAAAGCTTCTTTTGAAAGCTATGGATGTGCACCAAGTATTGCTGCTGCAAGTATTTTAACTGATATGATTATTGGTAAGAAACTCGAGGATGCTTGGAAAATAATGTGGAAGCAGATATCTGATGAGCTTGGCGGACTTTCCTCAATAAGATATCACTGTAGTATTCTTGCTGTTGGTGCTTTGAAGAGAGGTATAAGAGCTTGTTACAAGAAGATTAATGAGCATCAACAGTGGTTTCCAAAAGATTTGACTACTGAAGAGAAGCAGGTGTTTGAGGAGGAGATGATGGAGAGATACTACAAGGCTATGAAAAGCTTGGGCGAGTTTAGATGA
- a CDS encoding DUF58 domain-containing protein → MVVEVSAIETTPRARAFLILSAILIAFGVLQNYEMISAGIAILVFLACVRSYMLVVAMALEKCSVEIPAIASVEGERICVEILFKNPTLIPIAFAEVSIRYSSFLKLVEGVRAALIAIPPRSFAAIRMCFLARIGMHRIGPVDVVARDLLGLYRFRKSFGFEGFLRGVPRVSEAEIRRLLLFTRSTGLTRSRRSGYGTEFFGVREYREGDDVRRIVWKYFASKRRLVVKELELETMNRILFIVDGTSEMISGPYAQTPFEHSIRTVASIARYLSYRGDYMGIIIASNNELLFMPSLDRGRKGYMRLLETISRYRFEEANTSKVEKFTRRNSVLKAFEKALEILPREKSIVFIFTSHGDEEYLETLVGIATKLSLLGNEVFLVIPITTTFEVKGVPQWGQAIYRLKVFERTKKELEFVKKLRSRGAKVIAVGAEHIPQIIVSLIESMRPS, encoded by the coding sequence GTGGTTGTCGAGGTTTCAGCTATAGAGACAACACCTAGAGCAAGAGCATTTCTAATCTTATCAGCTATTCTAATAGCTTTTGGTGTTTTGCAAAACTATGAAATGATCTCAGCTGGTATAGCAATTCTAGTGTTCTTGGCATGTGTAAGAAGCTATATGCTTGTTGTGGCCATGGCCTTGGAGAAGTGCTCTGTGGAAATACCAGCAATAGCTTCTGTTGAAGGTGAGAGGATTTGTGTTGAAATCTTGTTTAAAAACCCAACGCTTATCCCAATAGCATTTGCAGAGGTTTCAATTAGATACTCAAGTTTTTTAAAACTTGTCGAAGGTGTTAGAGCAGCTCTCATAGCTATTCCCCCAAGAAGTTTTGCAGCAATTAGAATGTGCTTCTTAGCAAGAATTGGTATGCATAGAATAGGCCCTGTTGATGTTGTTGCAAGGGATTTGCTTGGTTTGTACAGATTTAGAAAAAGCTTTGGCTTTGAAGGATTTTTAAGAGGTGTTCCAAGAGTTTCCGAGGCTGAGATTAGGAGGTTGCTTCTATTTACAAGATCAACTGGTTTGACAAGGTCTAGGAGAAGTGGCTATGGAACAGAGTTTTTTGGTGTTAGAGAGTACAGGGAAGGAGATGATGTGAGGAGAATAGTTTGGAAATATTTCGCATCGAAGAGAAGACTAGTTGTTAAGGAGCTTGAGCTAGAGACTATGAATAGAATACTTTTCATAGTTGATGGAACAAGCGAAATGATTTCAGGTCCATATGCACAAACACCATTTGAACACAGCATAAGAACTGTTGCTTCCATAGCCAGGTACTTGTCTTACAGAGGAGACTACATGGGCATTATCATAGCAAGCAACAACGAATTGCTATTTATGCCATCACTTGACAGGGGAAGAAAAGGCTATATGAGATTGCTAGAAACAATCTCTAGATACAGATTCGAAGAAGCAAATACAAGCAAAGTTGAGAAGTTTACAAGAAGAAACTCAGTGCTTAAAGCATTTGAGAAAGCTCTTGAGATTTTGCCAAGAGAGAAAAGCATAGTGTTTATATTCACATCCCATGGAGATGAAGAATATCTGGAAACTCTGGTTGGAATAGCAACAAAACTAAGTCTTCTAGGAAACGAGGTGTTTCTAGTAATACCAATAACAACAACATTTGAAGTGAAGGGAGTTCCTCAATGGGGACAGGCAATATATAGACTAAAAGTATTTGAAAGAACGAAAAAAGAGCTGGAATTCGTTAAAAAACTGAGAAGCAGAGGAGCAAAGGTCATAGCTGTTGGAGCAGAGCACATACCACAAATCATAGTTTCTCTAATAGAGTCTATGAGGCCAAGCTAA